A genomic window from Cupriavidus basilensis includes:
- a CDS encoding thiamine pyrophosphate-binding protein, with protein sequence MRNEQQQVTVGYAIAAFLEQCGVKAAFGVISIHNMPILDAMGERGKIRFVPARGEAGGTNMADACARTTGGLGVCLTSTGTAAGNAAGAMVEALTAGTPLLHLTGQIETPYLDQSLAYIHEAPDQLTMLKAISKAAFRIRSADTALSTIKLAVQTALTAPTGPVSVEIPIDIQAALIPMPTDLRPLAVPTHVPSAHALDELAERLSKAKRPLLWLGGGARHAGAQVKRLMALGFGVVTSTQGRGIVAEDDPRSLGAFNLHKPVEQFYQTCDAMLVVGSRLRGNETLKYELKLPRPLFRVDADASAEGRCYQSDYFASGDAALALDGLADRLEGKLKVDPNFAADLRGAHEVAMSGLIDGLGPYSALVEALQGAVGRNFNWVRDVTVSNSTWGNRQLRIFDSRAGVHALGGGIGQGLAMGIGAAVGAAVTASGKKTFCLAGDGGFILNLGELATAVQERADVVFVLMNDKGYGVIKNIQDAQYGGRRHYVDLHTPDYAQLSQSLALRHRRVSNLADVGAALEEATIESGPFLLEIDMLSIGTFKTAFAGPPVNKEADADAEKTARAAERSTVTA encoded by the coding sequence ATGCGTAACGAACAGCAACAAGTCACGGTGGGCTACGCCATCGCCGCCTTCCTCGAACAATGCGGCGTCAAGGCTGCGTTTGGCGTGATCTCGATCCACAACATGCCCATCCTCGACGCGATGGGCGAGCGCGGCAAGATCCGCTTCGTGCCAGCGCGCGGCGAAGCCGGCGGCACCAATATGGCCGATGCCTGCGCCCGCACCACCGGTGGCCTGGGCGTGTGCCTGACCAGCACCGGCACCGCCGCGGGCAACGCCGCCGGCGCCATGGTCGAAGCACTGACCGCCGGCACGCCGCTACTGCACCTGACCGGACAGATCGAAACGCCGTACCTGGACCAGAGCCTGGCCTACATCCACGAGGCGCCGGACCAGCTGACCATGCTGAAGGCCATCTCCAAGGCCGCGTTCCGCATCCGCAGCGCCGATACCGCGCTGAGCACCATCAAGCTCGCCGTGCAAACCGCGCTGACCGCGCCGACCGGCCCTGTCAGCGTGGAAATCCCCATCGATATCCAGGCCGCGCTGATCCCGATGCCAACCGACCTGCGCCCGCTGGCGGTGCCCACCCATGTTCCTTCTGCCCACGCGCTGGACGAACTGGCCGAGCGCCTGTCCAAGGCAAAGCGCCCGCTGCTGTGGCTGGGTGGCGGCGCACGTCACGCCGGCGCGCAGGTCAAGCGCCTGATGGCGCTGGGCTTTGGCGTGGTCACCAGCACGCAAGGCCGCGGCATCGTGGCCGAAGACGATCCTCGCTCGCTGGGTGCGTTCAACCTGCACAAGCCGGTGGAACAGTTCTATCAAACCTGCGACGCCATGCTGGTGGTGGGCTCGCGCCTGCGCGGCAATGAAACGCTGAAGTACGAACTGAAGCTGCCGCGCCCGCTGTTCCGCGTGGATGCCGATGCGTCCGCCGAAGGCCGCTGCTACCAGAGCGACTACTTCGCCAGCGGCGATGCAGCGCTGGCACTCGATGGCCTGGCCGACCGCCTGGAGGGCAAGCTCAAGGTGGACCCGAACTTTGCCGCCGACCTGCGCGGCGCGCACGAAGTCGCCATGAGTGGCCTGATCGATGGCCTGGGCCCATACTCGGCGCTGGTGGAAGCGCTGCAAGGCGCGGTCGGCCGCAATTTCAACTGGGTGCGCGACGTGACCGTCTCCAATAGCACCTGGGGCAATCGCCAACTGCGCATTTTCGACTCGCGTGCCGGCGTGCATGCGCTGGGCGGTGGCATCGGACAGGGCCTGGCGATGGGCATCGGCGCCGCCGTGGGCGCGGCAGTGACGGCTTCCGGCAAGAAGACATTCTGCCTGGCCGGCGATGGCGGCTTCATCCTGAACCTGGGTGAACTGGCTACCGCCGTGCAGGAGCGCGCCGACGTGGTCTTCGTGCTGATGAATGACAAGGGCTATGGCGTGATCAAGAACATCCAGGACGCGCAATACGGCGGACGGCGCCACTACGTGGACCTCCACACGCCGGACTATGCGCAACTGTCGCAATCGCTGGCCCTGCGCCATCGCCGCGTCAGCAACCTGGCCGACGTGGGCGCCGCACTGGAAGAAGCCACCATCGAATCCGGCCCGTTCCTGCTGGAGATCGACATGCTGTCCATCGGCACTTTCAAGACCGCGTTCGCAGGCCCGCCGGTCAACAAGGAAGCTGACGCCGACGCTGAGAAGACCGCACGCGCGGCCGAACGCAGCACTGTGACCGCCTGA
- a CDS encoding SDR family oxidoreductase, translated as MSMIELDGKVAVVTGGSSGIGLATVELLLESRAAVALCGRDEARLREAQSHLCARFPDARLYAAACDVLDPAQVAAFAAASEAALGPADMLVNNAGQGRVSTFSSTEDAAWLEELRLKFFSVIHATRAFLAQLERSDSGAIVCVNSLLAVQPEPHMVATSAARAGVHNLVRSLATEFAPKGIRVNGILLGLVESGQWRRRFEARPDAERDLDWAAWTARLAQQKHIQLGRLGLPQEAARAILFLASPLSSYTTGSHIDISGGLSRHA; from the coding sequence ATGTCCATGATTGAACTCGACGGCAAGGTTGCCGTCGTCACGGGTGGATCCTCGGGCATTGGCCTGGCCACCGTCGAACTACTGCTGGAATCGCGCGCTGCCGTGGCGCTGTGTGGCCGCGACGAAGCGCGGCTGCGCGAAGCGCAAAGCCATCTGTGCGCACGCTTCCCCGATGCCCGCCTGTACGCCGCTGCCTGTGACGTGCTGGACCCCGCACAGGTAGCCGCTTTTGCCGCCGCCAGCGAGGCCGCGCTCGGCCCCGCCGACATGCTGGTCAATAACGCAGGGCAGGGGCGCGTCTCCACGTTCTCGAGCACCGAGGACGCAGCCTGGCTCGAAGAGCTGCGGCTCAAGTTCTTCTCGGTGATCCATGCCACGCGTGCGTTCCTTGCGCAACTGGAGCGCTCGGACAGCGGTGCCATCGTCTGCGTGAACTCGCTGCTGGCCGTGCAACCCGAGCCGCATATGGTGGCGACGTCCGCGGCGCGTGCCGGCGTGCATAACCTGGTGCGCTCGCTGGCGACCGAATTCGCCCCCAAGGGCATCCGCGTCAACGGCATCCTGCTCGGCCTGGTCGAGTCGGGCCAGTGGCGCCGACGTTTCGAAGCGCGCCCGGATGCCGAGCGCGACCTCGACTGGGCCGCGTGGACCGCGCGCCTGGCGCAGCAAAAGCATATTCAACTTGGCCGTCTTGGCCTGCCGCAGGAAGCCGCACGCGCGATCCTGTTCCTTGCCTCGCCGTTGTCTTCGTACACCACGGGCAGCCACATCGATATTTCCGGAGGACTTTCCCGTCATGCGTAA
- a CDS encoding IclR family transcriptional regulator — translation MTQERLSEDTQDKYIVPGLERGLRLLAEFSRRDRTLSAADLARRLKVPRSTVFRLLATLEMMGFVERTDGGRDYRLGMAVLRLGFEYLASLELTELGRPLLDRLRDDIRYPCNLVVRDGRSIVYVAKSVAPTPFSSSVTVGTRLPAHATVLGRVLLEDLTLAELRQLYPEPQLEVFTPSTPRTVEELFEMVQRDRERGVVLQEAFFEASISTIAAPVRDRTCKVVAALGVTIPASRIDPEQLDMMEEKVRDTAGELSRLLDYRPREHGKVVNLYRE, via the coding sequence ATGACTCAAGAACGCCTGTCGGAAGACACCCAGGACAAGTACATCGTGCCCGGACTGGAGCGCGGCCTGCGCCTGCTGGCTGAATTCAGCCGCCGCGACCGCACCTTGTCGGCGGCCGACCTGGCGCGCCGGCTCAAGGTGCCCCGCTCCACGGTGTTCCGGCTGCTGGCCACGCTGGAGATGATGGGCTTTGTCGAGCGCACCGACGGCGGCCGCGACTACCGCCTCGGCATGGCGGTGCTGCGCCTGGGCTTCGAGTACCTGGCGTCGCTGGAGCTCACCGAGCTGGGGCGCCCGCTGCTGGATCGCCTGCGTGATGACATTCGCTACCCGTGCAACCTGGTCGTGCGCGACGGCCGCTCGATTGTCTATGTGGCCAAGTCGGTGGCGCCCACGCCGTTCAGCAGCTCGGTCACCGTGGGGACCCGCCTGCCGGCGCACGCCACCGTGCTCGGACGCGTGCTGCTCGAAGACCTGACGCTGGCCGAGTTGCGCCAGCTCTATCCGGAGCCGCAACTGGAAGTGTTCACGCCCAGCACGCCGCGTACGGTCGAAGAACTGTTCGAGATGGTGCAGCGCGACCGTGAGCGCGGCGTGGTGCTGCAAGAAGCGTTCTTCGAGGCCAGCATCTCGACCATCGCGGCACCGGTGCGGGATCGTACCTGCAAGGTGGTGGCGGCGCTGGGCGTGACCATCCCGGCCTCGCGCATCGATCCGGAGCAACTGGACATGATGGAAGAGAAAGTCAGAGACACCGCGGGCGAGCTGTCTCGCCTGCTGGACTACCGCCCGCGCGAGCACGGCAAGGTGGTCAACCTGTATCGGGAGTGA
- a CDS encoding cupin domain-containing protein, with product MSDLSQQDNIKRSWEQPSGASFDQWMESRVARFSTRRYDWDALKFQADYDPKYRRAQMRYLGTGGTGVATDTNTVPSENFTFSTMIIPAGHEGPSHLHTDVEEVFFVMRGKIKLILEKDGERFETILTDRDLVSVPPGVYREEINIGEEDALMCVMLGAKKPITPTYPPEHPLTKVKR from the coding sequence ATGAGCGATCTTTCCCAACAAGACAACATCAAGCGTTCCTGGGAGCAGCCGTCCGGCGCTTCCTTCGACCAGTGGATGGAGAGCCGCGTCGCGCGCTTCTCCACCCGCCGCTACGACTGGGACGCGCTGAAGTTCCAGGCCGACTACGATCCCAAGTACCGCCGTGCGCAGATGCGTTACCTCGGCACCGGCGGCACCGGCGTGGCCACCGACACCAATACCGTGCCGTCCGAGAACTTCACGTTCTCGACCATGATCATCCCGGCCGGCCACGAAGGCCCGTCGCACCTGCACACGGACGTGGAAGAAGTCTTCTTCGTCATGCGCGGCAAGATCAAGCTGATCCTGGAAAAGGACGGCGAGCGTTTCGAAACCATCCTGACCGACCGCGACCTGGTCTCGGTGCCCCCCGGCGTGTACCGCGAGGAGATCAACATCGGCGAGGAAGACGCGCTGATGTGCGTGATGCTCGGCGCCAAGAAGCCGATCACGCCGACGTACCCGCCCGAGCATCCGCTCACCAAGGTCAAGCGCTGA
- a CDS encoding SDR family oxidoreductase produces the protein MPEIDRHNLLAGRRVLVTGAARGLGLAFATAIAEAGGAVAMADILADRLVEETAALQARGLKVLPFVLDLGNPESVSACATAAAAGLGGLDGLVNNAAVTDSGGRDASAIDIATWDRVMNINVRGTWLMTTACLPALRASGRGAIINLASDTPLWGAPNLLAYVASKSAIIGMTRSLARELGDDQITVNAVAPGLTLVEATEYVPQKRRDLYREQRAISREQLPEDVSGAVLFALSDLSRFVTGQTLAVNGGFVMH, from the coding sequence CCGGCGCGTGCTGGTGACCGGCGCCGCGCGTGGGCTTGGCCTGGCTTTTGCCACCGCGATTGCCGAAGCCGGCGGCGCGGTCGCCATGGCCGACATCCTCGCGGACCGTCTGGTTGAGGAAACCGCTGCGCTGCAGGCCCGCGGACTGAAGGTGCTGCCGTTCGTGCTCGACCTGGGCAACCCCGAATCGGTGAGCGCGTGCGCCACCGCTGCGGCGGCCGGGCTCGGCGGCCTGGACGGCCTGGTCAACAACGCCGCGGTGACAGACTCCGGCGGCCGCGACGCCAGCGCCATCGACATCGCCACCTGGGACCGCGTGATGAATATCAACGTGCGCGGCACCTGGCTGATGACCACCGCCTGCCTGCCGGCGCTGCGCGCCTCGGGCCGTGGCGCCATCATCAACCTGGCGTCTGACACGCCGCTGTGGGGCGCGCCCAACCTGCTGGCATACGTGGCCAGCAAGAGCGCCATCATCGGCATGACCCGCTCGCTGGCGCGCGAGCTGGGCGACGACCAGATCACCGTCAACGCCGTCGCACCGGGGCTGACCCTGGTAGAGGCAACCGAATACGTGCCCCAGAAGAGGCGCGACCTCTATCGCGAGCAACGCGCGATCTCCCGCGAGCAGCTACCCGAGGATGTATCCGGGGCCGTGCTGTTCGCCCTCTCCGACCTGTCCCGCTTCGTGACGGGCCAGACGCTGGCCGTCAACGGCGGCTTCGTCATGCACTGA